A part of Streptococcus porcinus genomic DNA contains:
- a CDS encoding ABC transporter permease: MADFLTQYGGRLLFKTWEQTYISALALLFGILLAVPLGTALTRFPRLAKIIIALTSMLQTIPSLALLAMMIPLFGVGKTPAIVALFIYSLLPILRNTYVGLNSVDPNLKDSAEGMGMFPVQSIFLVELPLAMPVIMAGVRLSAIYVIAWATLASYIGAGGLGDLIFSGLNLFQPELIIGGTIPVILLSLLADFLLGILEKKLIPKQRREVKA; encoded by the coding sequence ATGGCTGATTTTTTGACACAGTATGGTGGACGCTTACTATTTAAAACTTGGGAACAAACCTATATTTCTGCCCTTGCTTTACTCTTTGGCATCCTTTTAGCAGTTCCTCTGGGCACTGCACTTACGCGCTTTCCAAGGTTGGCTAAGATCATTATTGCCCTAACCAGCATGCTCCAAACAATCCCAAGTTTAGCCCTCTTAGCTATGATGATTCCACTTTTTGGAGTAGGCAAAACTCCTGCCATCGTCGCACTCTTCATTTACTCACTCTTACCGATTCTCAGAAATACCTACGTTGGTTTAAACAGTGTCGACCCCAACTTAAAAGATAGTGCTGAAGGAATGGGGATGTTCCCTGTTCAGTCCATTTTCTTGGTTGAGTTGCCTTTAGCTATGCCTGTTATAATGGCGGGCGTAAGGTTATCTGCTATCTATGTAATTGCTTGGGCGACCTTAGCTTCTTATATTGGGGCAGGTGGCCTTGGAGATCTCATTTTCAGTGGCTTAAATCTCTTCCAGCCAGAATTAATAATCGGTGGGACTATTCCAGTTATCCTTTTATCATTATTAGCAGATTTTCTCCT